From Candidatus Manganitrophus morganii, the proteins below share one genomic window:
- a CDS encoding TrkH family potassium uptake protein, producing the protein MKGASTPSMKREGRIRSLFSAIQESGPVTAILRLFHRITLLVREMKIASLSGVFLLSFLFDFSIWFPIFFKGAALLLQGGALIKLTFEERYLFLRFRHFSWTKRLIPVALFLIAVLFYFEKGVLFFQMWDHPETPPIYTYRLYSMIFFGAAFSIYAMRLKTIATFLDRLHLKPAQTLALSFALLIFVGALILSLPQMVVDPSRISFIDALFTATSATTVTGLIVSSPSEFYRLPGQWVILLLIQFGGLGIMTFGALIFFLPKRRMPLHEEIALQGVLEVESIGSVRKQIGSIFVITLTIETIGALLLWTLIETETPNPLFQAVFHSVSAFCNAGFSLFPANLEGYVDRPGVNLTIIGLIILGGLGFPVLHNLGNYPLFGKGPTSWRLTFHSKMVLTISAGLLLAGTAGLYLLEFRGALAPLPWYHQWIAAFFQSASTRTAGFNTVNIARFSDASIFLIILLMWIGGSPISTAGGIKTTTFGVMLATFRSILRKREEIEIFNRRLAPQAVQKALSVGFIASVLMALLLLFLLAIEEGDFKVVLFEAVSAFNTVGLSIGNTAAFSPPGKLILILTMFIGRLGPLTIAYTLAERTGRGIYHYPEERVIVG; encoded by the coding sequence TTGAAAGGCGCTTCAACCCCCAGCATGAAGCGGGAGGGGCGGATTCGATCCCTCTTCTCCGCTATTCAAGAATCCGGCCCGGTTACCGCCATTCTACGGCTTTTTCACCGGATCACCCTCTTGGTGAGGGAGATGAAGATCGCCTCTCTCTCCGGAGTCTTTCTTCTCTCCTTTCTCTTCGATTTCTCCATCTGGTTTCCGATCTTCTTCAAAGGAGCGGCGCTCCTCCTGCAAGGAGGAGCGCTGATCAAGCTGACATTCGAGGAGCGGTATCTTTTTCTCCGCTTCAGGCATTTCTCTTGGACGAAACGGCTGATTCCGGTCGCACTGTTCCTGATCGCCGTTCTCTTTTACTTCGAGAAAGGGGTCCTCTTCTTCCAGATGTGGGACCATCCGGAGACCCCCCCGATTTATACCTACCGCCTCTACAGCATGATCTTCTTCGGCGCGGCTTTTTCCATCTATGCGATGCGGCTGAAAACCATCGCTACTTTCCTCGATCGGCTCCATCTCAAACCGGCGCAGACGCTGGCGCTCAGCTTTGCCCTGTTGATCTTCGTCGGCGCCCTGATTCTCTCGCTCCCCCAGATGGTGGTCGATCCCTCCCGGATCTCCTTCATCGACGCCCTCTTCACCGCCACTTCGGCCACCACGGTCACCGGCTTGATCGTCTCTTCCCCCTCGGAGTTCTACCGGCTCCCCGGGCAATGGGTGATTCTCCTCCTGATCCAGTTCGGCGGCCTCGGCATCATGACCTTCGGGGCGCTGATCTTCTTCCTTCCCAAACGACGGATGCCGCTGCATGAAGAGATCGCCCTCCAAGGGGTCCTGGAGGTCGAATCGATCGGTTCGGTCCGAAAACAGATCGGCTCCATCTTCGTGATCACCCTGACCATCGAGACGATCGGGGCGCTGCTGCTCTGGACTTTGATCGAAACGGAAACGCCGAACCCCCTCTTCCAGGCCGTTTTCCATTCGGTCTCCGCCTTTTGCAACGCCGGCTTCTCCCTCTTTCCGGCGAACCTGGAGGGTTATGTCGATCGGCCCGGGGTCAACCTGACCATCATCGGCCTCATCATCCTCGGCGGACTCGGCTTTCCGGTGCTGCATAATCTGGGGAACTACCCCCTTTTCGGAAAGGGTCCGACCTCCTGGCGATTGACCTTCCATTCCAAAATGGTCCTGACCATCTCGGCCGGGCTCCTGCTGGCGGGGACCGCCGGCCTCTATCTCCTCGAATTTCGAGGGGCGCTCGCCCCCCTTCCCTGGTATCACCAGTGGATCGCCGCTTTTTTTCAATCGGCCTCGACCCGGACCGCCGGCTTTAACACGGTCAACATCGCCCGCTTCTCCGATGCCAGCATTTTTCTGATCATCCTCTTGATGTGGATCGGAGGCTCGCCGATTTCGACCGCGGGAGGGATCAAGACGACCACGTTCGGGGTGATGCTCGCGACCTTTCGGAGCATTCTTCGGAAGCGGGAAGAAATTGAAATATTCAATCGCCGTCTCGCTCCGCAAGCTGTCCAGAAAGCGCTTTCGGTCGGGTTTATCGCTTCGGTCCTGATGGCGCTGCTCCTCCTGTTTCTTCTGGCGATTGAAGAGGGGGACTTCAAAGTCGTTCTTTTTGAGGCGGTGTCGGCCTTCAACACGGTCGGCCTTTCGATCGGGAACACCGCCGCGTTCTCCCCGCCGGGGAAACTGATCCTCATTCTGACGATGTTTATCGGAAGGCTTGGCCCCCTCACGATCGCATACACCCTCGCCGAGCGGACCGGCCGGGGAATTTATCATTATCCGGAAGAAAGGGTGATCGTGGGGTAA
- the glgB gene encoding 1,4-alpha-glucan branching protein GlgB: MSGKERMQKVLPSLGLLTEHDIYLLKEGSHFKLHEKLGAHLIQTEGMRGVYFAVWAPNAESVSVVGDFNGWNPTSHPLRVREDGSGVWEGFFSDIGVGALYKYHLVSRNHQYTVEKSDPFAFCTEVPPRTASVVWDLNYQWSDPAWMAQRAQRNQMTAPISIYEMHLGSWRRVPEEGDRPMTYREMAKPLTEYLREMKFTHVELMPITEHPFYGSWGYQTTGYFAPTRRYGTPQDLMYLIDTLHQNGIGVILDWVPSHFPTDQHGLAYFDGTHLYEHADSRKGFHPDWSSAIFNYGRNEVQAFLISSALFWLEKYHIDGLRIDGVASMLYLDYSRKEGEWIPNMYGGRENLEAISFLKRLNEAVYGHLPDTHTIAEESTSWPMVSRPTYLGGLGFGMKWNMGWMHDTLSYFSKDPIHRKYHHGQLTFSIWYGFSENFVLPLSHDEVVHGKGSLLSKMPGDDWQRLANLRLLFGYMYAHPGKKLLFMGGELGQGTEWNHDRSLDWHLLQHPPHRQLQQWVADLNGFYREEPALYQKDFDPTGFEWIDLNDAAASTLIFLRRGENPDQPVVFVCNFTPVPRLDYRIGVPGEGFWQERLNSDSSFYGGSNLGNGGGLLAEPIPSHGRPYSLRITLPPLAMIALKKA; encoded by the coding sequence ATGAGTGGAAAAGAACGCATGCAGAAAGTCCTCCCCTCCCTCGGTCTGCTCACCGAGCATGACATCTACCTCCTGAAAGAGGGAAGCCACTTCAAGCTCCATGAAAAGCTCGGCGCTCATCTGATTCAAACAGAGGGGATGCGGGGGGTTTATTTCGCCGTCTGGGCGCCCAACGCGGAATCGGTCTCGGTCGTCGGCGATTTCAACGGTTGGAACCCCACGTCCCATCCCCTGAGGGTCCGCGAAGACGGGTCGGGGGTCTGGGAAGGATTCTTCAGCGACATCGGCGTGGGGGCCCTCTATAAATACCATCTCGTCTCACGGAACCATCAATACACCGTGGAAAAGAGCGATCCGTTCGCCTTCTGCACCGAGGTCCCTCCCCGAACCGCCTCGGTCGTGTGGGATCTCAACTATCAATGGAGCGACCCGGCCTGGATGGCGCAGCGCGCGCAACGGAATCAGATGACCGCCCCGATTTCGATTTACGAGATGCATCTCGGCTCCTGGCGGCGGGTCCCCGAAGAGGGGGATCGGCCGATGACCTACCGGGAGATGGCGAAACCGCTGACGGAGTATCTCCGGGAGATGAAGTTCACCCATGTCGAGCTGATGCCGATCACCGAGCACCCGTTCTACGGCTCCTGGGGATATCAGACGACCGGCTATTTCGCCCCGACCCGCCGGTACGGCACGCCGCAAGATTTGATGTACCTGATCGACACCCTCCATCAGAACGGCATCGGCGTGATTCTCGATTGGGTCCCCTCCCACTTCCCGACCGATCAACATGGTCTGGCCTACTTCGACGGCACCCACCTCTATGAACATGCCGACTCCCGCAAGGGATTCCACCCCGACTGGAGCAGCGCCATCTTCAACTACGGGCGCAACGAGGTGCAGGCGTTCCTGATCAGCAGCGCCCTCTTCTGGCTGGAGAAATATCACATCGACGGGCTTCGGATCGACGGGGTCGCCTCGATGCTCTATCTCGATTATTCCAGGAAAGAGGGAGAGTGGATACCGAACATGTACGGCGGCCGGGAGAATTTGGAGGCGATCTCCTTCTTGAAACGGCTGAACGAAGCGGTCTACGGCCACTTACCCGATACCCATACGATCGCGGAAGAATCGACTTCCTGGCCGATGGTCTCCCGGCCGACCTATCTCGGCGGGCTCGGCTTCGGGATGAAATGGAACATGGGATGGATGCACGACACCCTTTCCTATTTTTCGAAAGACCCCATCCATCGAAAATACCATCACGGCCAGCTGACCTTCAGCATCTGGTACGGCTTTTCCGAAAACTTCGTTCTCCCCCTCTCTCACGACGAGGTGGTTCATGGAAAAGGCTCGCTCCTCTCGAAGATGCCGGGGGACGACTGGCAGCGGCTCGCCAACCTGAGGCTCTTGTTCGGATACATGTACGCCCATCCCGGCAAAAAACTCCTCTTCATGGGGGGAGAGCTCGGACAAGGGACCGAATGGAACCACGACCGGAGTCTCGATTGGCATCTTTTGCAACATCCCCCGCACCGGCAGCTCCAGCAGTGGGTCGCCGATCTCAACGGATTCTATCGGGAAGAGCCGGCGCTTTATCAGAAAGACTTCGACCCGACCGGCTTCGAGTGGATCGACCTGAACGATGCAGCGGCAAGCACCCTGATCTTCCTGCGCCGGGGGGAGAACCCGGACCAGCCGGTCGTTTTTGTCTGCAACTTCACCCCGGTCCCCCGCCTCGACTATCGGATCGGGGTCCCAGGCGAAGGATTCTGGCAGGAGCGGCTCAACAGCGATTCAAGCTTCTACGGCGGAAGCAATCTCGGAAACGGCGGCGGCCTCTTGGCCGAGCCGATCCCTTCTCACGGCCGCCCCTACTCGCTGCGGATCACCCTTCCGCCGCTGGCGATGATCGCCCTCAAAAAAGCATAA
- the treS gene encoding maltose alpha-D-glucosyltransferase: MSEQEIRHEYDPLWYKDAIIYQLHIKAFFDSTNDGMGDLKGLTRKLDYLKDLGVTAIWVLPFYPSPLKDDGYDIADYFNIHPDYGTLRDFKEFLKEAHRRGMRVITELVLNHTSDQHPWFQRARRAKPGSVWRDFYVWSDTPDKYKDARIIFKDFEASNWTWDPVAKAYYWHRFYSHQPDLNFDNPHVQKEMLRVMEHWLEMGVDGLRLDAVPYLYEREGTNCENLPETYAFLKQLRARVDLKFKNKMLLAEANQWPEDAVAYFGKGDACHMAFHFPLMPRMFMALRMEDRFPIIDILEQTPSPPENGQWAIFLRNHDELTLEMVTDEERDYMYRIYAHDPKMRINLGIRRRLAPLLENDRRKIELLNVLLFSLPGTPVIYYGDEIGMGDNFYLGDRNGVRTPMQWNADRNAGFSQANPQKLYFPAIIDPEYHYESVNVENQERNHSSLLWSMKRFIATRKYYKAFGRGTIEFLFADNPKVFAFLRHYKDEHILVIVNLSRHSQIAELDLSQYVGYTPETLFSRNRFPAIRDARYSITLGPYGYYRFFLQKKEESMHPSGKRVLPEIHVEADWRRVLEGRQKQTLERNTLPAYIVGCRWFGGKARQIEQLQIVETIPIGRNGQSGQLLLLQVEYTEGMPETYLLPIAFAAGEAATRIADEAPQGVIARVIGPQEGILYDGIYNEAVRDCLLAIIAKRQRIRGSKGELIASPGKRFRELAAAATAPLVSQVLKGEQTNSNLLYGQTFLFKLYRRLDEGVNPDLEIGRFLTENALLSRIPSYAGAIEYRRPGAEPIIVGLLQGFVPNEGDAWRYTVDAVERYFERVLSKRGEISEIPKPPLSLLDTAFQEIPPLLHELIGSIYLEMATLLGKRTAEFHLALSSNTQDPQFAPEPYTLLYQRSIYQGMQSHGRQTFHLLRQKLKGLPEAVQRKAQEVLNLEREILERFKSIYRKKISTVKIRVHGDYHLGQVLYTGNDFFIIDFEGEPTRPLSERRLKRSAFRDVAGMIRSFHYKAHSGLITQASIRPEDVPVLEPWADLWYRYTSAAFLRSYLDTAQDAPFIPKEREDVEILLNTFLLDKAVYEIAYELNNRPEWIMVPLKGITHLLEARS, from the coding sequence ATGTCCGAACAGGAAATCCGGCACGAATACGATCCGCTCTGGTACAAAGATGCCATCATCTATCAGCTTCATATCAAGGCGTTCTTTGACAGCACCAACGACGGCATGGGCGATCTTAAAGGGCTGACGCGGAAACTCGACTATCTAAAAGACCTCGGGGTCACGGCGATCTGGGTTCTCCCCTTTTATCCCTCCCCGCTGAAGGATGACGGGTATGACATCGCCGATTACTTCAACATTCATCCCGATTACGGGACGCTGCGCGACTTTAAGGAATTTTTGAAAGAGGCCCATCGCCGGGGGATGCGCGTGATCACCGAGCTGGTCCTCAATCACACCTCGGACCAACATCCCTGGTTCCAGCGCGCCCGGCGGGCCAAACCGGGCTCCGTCTGGCGGGATTTTTACGTCTGGAGCGACACCCCGGACAAATACAAAGACGCCCGGATCATTTTCAAAGATTTCGAGGCCTCCAATTGGACCTGGGACCCGGTGGCGAAAGCCTACTACTGGCATCGATTCTACTCTCACCAGCCCGACCTTAATTTCGACAACCCGCATGTCCAAAAAGAGATGCTCCGGGTGATGGAGCACTGGCTGGAAATGGGGGTCGACGGCCTGCGCCTGGACGCCGTCCCCTACCTCTACGAGCGGGAAGGAACCAACTGCGAGAATCTCCCCGAGACCTACGCGTTCCTGAAGCAGCTCCGCGCGCGGGTCGACCTCAAGTTCAAAAACAAAATGCTCCTCGCCGAGGCGAACCAGTGGCCGGAGGACGCCGTCGCCTATTTCGGGAAAGGGGACGCCTGCCACATGGCCTTCCACTTTCCGCTGATGCCCCGGATGTTCATGGCGCTTCGAATGGAAGACCGCTTCCCGATCATCGATATTTTGGAGCAGACCCCTTCCCCTCCCGAAAACGGCCAGTGGGCCATTTTCTTGCGCAACCACGACGAGTTGACCCTCGAAATGGTGACCGACGAGGAGCGCGACTACATGTACCGCATCTACGCGCACGACCCGAAAATGCGGATCAATCTCGGGATCCGTCGGCGGCTCGCCCCCCTCCTGGAAAACGACCGGCGAAAGATCGAGCTGCTGAACGTTCTTCTCTTCTCCCTCCCCGGAACACCGGTGATCTACTACGGCGACGAGATCGGGATGGGGGATAATTTCTACCTCGGCGATCGAAACGGAGTCCGCACCCCGATGCAGTGGAATGCCGACCGCAACGCCGGCTTCTCGCAGGCAAACCCGCAAAAGCTCTACTTCCCCGCGATTATCGATCCCGAATATCACTACGAATCGGTCAACGTCGAGAACCAGGAGCGAAACCACTCCTCGCTCCTCTGGAGCATGAAGCGTTTCATCGCCACCCGCAAATACTACAAGGCCTTCGGAAGGGGGACGATCGAATTCCTCTTTGCCGACAACCCGAAGGTCTTCGCGTTTCTCCGCCATTACAAAGACGAACATATTCTGGTGATCGTCAACCTCTCCCGGCACTCCCAGATCGCCGAGCTCGATCTCTCCCAATATGTCGGTTATACCCCGGAAACGCTCTTCAGCCGGAACCGGTTCCCGGCGATCCGCGACGCCCGTTATTCCATCACCCTGGGCCCCTACGGTTATTACCGCTTTTTCTTACAAAAGAAGGAGGAATCGATGCATCCTTCCGGCAAACGGGTGCTCCCCGAGATTCACGTCGAAGCCGATTGGCGCCGCGTCCTTGAAGGAAGGCAGAAGCAGACTCTCGAACGGAACACCCTTCCGGCCTATATCGTCGGATGCCGTTGGTTCGGCGGAAAAGCGCGCCAAATCGAACAGCTCCAAATCGTCGAGACGATCCCGATCGGCAGAAACGGACAGTCGGGGCAGCTTCTCCTGCTTCAAGTCGAATACACGGAGGGGATGCCTGAGACCTATCTTCTTCCGATCGCCTTCGCCGCCGGAGAGGCGGCGACACGCATCGCGGACGAGGCCCCGCAGGGGGTCATCGCCCGCGTGATCGGCCCGCAGGAAGGGATCCTCTACGACGGAATCTACAACGAGGCGGTTCGAGATTGCCTCCTCGCGATTATTGCAAAGCGGCAGCGGATCAGAGGATCGAAGGGGGAGCTGATCGCCTCTCCGGGAAAACGGTTTAGAGAGCTGGCGGCGGCCGCAACCGCTCCCCTTGTCTCCCAGGTTCTGAAGGGGGAGCAGACCAACTCCAATCTCCTGTATGGACAGACCTTTCTCTTTAAGCTCTATCGGCGTCTGGACGAGGGGGTCAATCCCGATCTGGAGATCGGCCGGTTCTTGACGGAGAACGCGCTCCTCTCCCGCATCCCGTCGTACGCGGGGGCGATCGAGTATCGCAGGCCGGGCGCGGAGCCGATCATCGTCGGTCTGCTTCAGGGATTCGTTCCAAATGAAGGAGACGCCTGGCGATACACGGTCGATGCGGTGGAGCGCTATTTCGAGCGGGTCCTCTCAAAACGGGGAGAGATCAGCGAAATTCCGAAGCCTCCCCTTTCGCTTCTCGACACCGCATTCCAAGAGATCCCCCCCCTCCTTCACGAGCTGATCGGGAGCATTTACCTGGAAATGGCAACCCTATTGGGAAAACGGACGGCCGAATTCCATCTCGCCCTCTCCTCCAATACCCAGGACCCCCAGTTCGCCCCCGAACCGTACACCCTCCTCTATCAGCGTTCTATTTATCAGGGGATGCAAAGCCACGGGAGGCAGACGTTCCACCTTCTTAGACAGAAATTAAAGGGTCTGCCCGAAGCGGTCCAGCGCAAAGCGCAGGAGGTTTTGAATTTGGAACGGGAGATTTTGGAGCGGTTCAAGTCGATCTACCGAAAAAAGATTTCGACGGTGAAGATCCGGGTCCACGGAGATTACCATCTCGGACAGGTGCTTTACACCGGAAATGATTTCTTCATTATCGACTTCGAGGGGGAGCCGACGCGTCCCCTCAGCGAGCGGCGGCTGAAGCGATCCGCCTTCCGGGATGTGGCGGGGATGATCCGTTCGTTCCATTACAAGGCGCACAGCGGGCTGATCACGCAGGCCTCGATCCGGCCGGAAGATGTTCCGGTGCTGGAGCCGTGGGCCGACCTCTGGTATCGGTACACGTCGGCGGCCTTTCTTCGCTCCTACCTCGATACGGCGCAAGACGCCCCGTTTATTCCGAAAGAGCGGGAGGACGTCGAGATTTTGCTGAATACGTTTCTCCTCGATAAGGCGGTTTATGAGATCGCCTACGAATTGAATAACCGTCCCGAATGGATTATGGTCCCGCTGAAAGGGATTACCCATCTACTGGAGGCCCGATCATGA
- a CDS encoding glycosyl transferase family 2, with product METQLSIQDQARTAPPGTAPDRTEADESLLPDDLLRQLIAVGEVDLLVGIPTLNHAKTVGQVVRAVQIGFVKYFPRERAVLINLDGGSTDGTPEQIRATSIDDFRPLLAAQPLRTLHRITTPYPGPPGRAGALRTLLAAADLVRAKACAVVSPDLENITPEWIDALIRPVYKEGFDLITPLYQRHKFDGLLISNLIYPMVQAIYGYRIREPLGPEFGLSGRFARSLLAGEGAVRTPSVYGIDLAITAAAAARGNRIGQSFLGPKVHASRQDEPTLPEALRQSVGALFEQMERDAAVWLPRSGSAPLPVFGFEYAMRLEPIRINKRRMLETFRAGVRELSTLFEAILSEGTRESIHHRAGMDDKAFRYPDDLWVKTVYEFAAAFHHGALHRSHLIQALTPLYLGRACSFVLENTDAGSEEVGKRIEALCLEYERQKAELIERWNIKQ from the coding sequence ATGGAAACCCAATTGTCGATTCAAGATCAAGCGCGGACCGCTCCCCCCGGAACGGCGCCGGATAGGACGGAGGCCGATGAAAGCCTCCTCCCGGATGACCTGCTTCGACAACTGATCGCCGTCGGAGAGGTCGATCTTCTGGTAGGGATTCCGACGCTCAATCATGCCAAGACGGTCGGACAGGTCGTCCGGGCCGTTCAGATCGGGTTCGTGAAGTACTTTCCGAGAGAGCGGGCCGTCTTGATCAACCTCGACGGAGGCTCGACCGACGGCACGCCGGAGCAAATCCGCGCAACCTCGATCGACGATTTTCGCCCCCTCCTCGCCGCGCAGCCGCTTCGGACCTTGCACCGGATCACCACCCCCTACCCCGGCCCTCCGGGGAGGGCCGGGGCGTTGCGCACCCTCCTGGCCGCCGCCGATCTGGTGCGGGCCAAAGCCTGCGCCGTCGTCAGCCCCGATCTGGAGAACATCACCCCCGAGTGGATCGACGCGCTGATCCGCCCGGTGTACAAAGAAGGGTTCGATCTGATCACTCCCCTCTACCAGCGGCACAAATTCGACGGTCTTTTGATCAGCAACTTAATCTATCCGATGGTCCAGGCGATCTACGGCTATCGCATCCGGGAACCGCTCGGCCCCGAATTCGGTCTCTCCGGCCGCTTCGCCCGGTCGCTCCTCGCGGGAGAGGGCGCCGTCCGGACCCCCTCCGTTTACGGGATCGATCTGGCGATCACGGCCGCGGCGGCTGCGCGGGGCAATCGGATCGGCCAGTCGTTCCTGGGTCCGAAGGTCCACGCCTCTCGCCAAGACGAGCCGACGTTGCCGGAAGCGCTCAGACAGTCGGTCGGCGCGCTCTTCGAGCAGATGGAACGCGATGCAGCCGTCTGGCTCCCGCGGAGCGGTTCGGCGCCGCTGCCGGTGTTCGGGTTCGAATACGCCATGCGCCTAGAGCCGATCCGAATCAACAAGCGCCGGATGCTCGAAACGTTCCGGGCGGGGGTGCGGGAGCTCTCGACCCTCTTTGAAGCGATCCTTTCGGAGGGCACCCGGGAGTCGATCCATCACCGGGCCGGGATGGACGACAAAGCGTTTCGTTACCCGGACGACCTCTGGGTGAAAACGGTCTATGAGTTCGCCGCCGCGTTTCATCACGGCGCCCTTCACCGGTCTCATCTGATTCAGGCCCTGACCCCGCTTTACCTCGGAAGGGCCTGCTCCTTCGTTCTGGAGAATACCGACGCCGGCTCGGAGGAGGTGGGGAAAAGAATTGAAGCGCTCTGCCTGGAATACGAGCGGCAGAAAGCGGAACTGATCGAACGATGGAACATCAAACAGTGA
- the treS gene encoding maltose alpha-D-glucosyltransferase: MIRTEDDPLWYKDAVLYELHVKAFCDNNADGIGDFPGLLTKLDYLQELGVDCLWLLPMYPSPFRDDGYDIADYYQIHQSYGTLDDFRRFLEAAHARGMRVIIELVLNHTSDQHPWFREARRSRESPLRDWYVWSDTDDRYQEARIIFLDTEKSNWAWDPVSKSYYWHRFFSHQPDLNFDNPAVREEAWKVMDHWLQMGVDGFRVDAVPYLIEREGTPCENLVETHDVLRFLRRRLDENHANKVLLAEANQWPVDVRPYFGEGNEFHMAFHFPIMPRIFMAVQLEDRKPIVEIMERTPPIPENCQWAIFLRNHDELTLEMVTDEERDYMYDEYAKDPKGRINLGIRRRLASLMGNVRRRVELLNSLLFSLPGTPVIYYGDEIGMGENIYLGDRNGVRTPMQWSGGWNAGFSTADPEQLYLPLISNPVYGYAAVNVESQRRSEDSLLSWMKEIIRLRRSSRVFGRGSLEFLNPENHRVLAYIRRWEDETVLVVTNLSRAAQAVELDLRPFRGAIPVEMFGRNPFPRITERPYLLTLAPYHFFWFELRRL; encoded by the coding sequence GTGATCCGAACGGAAGATGATCCGCTCTGGTATAAAGACGCGGTGCTCTATGAGCTCCACGTCAAGGCCTTCTGCGACAACAACGCCGACGGGATCGGCGATTTTCCCGGCCTATTGACGAAGCTCGACTACCTGCAGGAGCTGGGGGTCGACTGCCTCTGGCTGCTGCCGATGTACCCCTCCCCCTTTCGGGACGACGGGTACGACATCGCCGATTACTACCAGATCCATCAGAGCTATGGCACGCTGGACGATTTTCGACGCTTCCTGGAGGCGGCCCATGCGCGGGGAATGCGGGTAATCATCGAATTGGTCCTCAACCACACCTCCGACCAGCATCCCTGGTTCCGGGAAGCCCGGCGCTCCAGGGAAAGCCCCCTGCGCGACTGGTATGTCTGGAGCGACACCGATGATCGCTACCAAGAGGCGCGGATCATCTTTCTCGACACGGAGAAGTCGAACTGGGCCTGGGACCCGGTTTCGAAATCGTACTACTGGCACCGCTTCTTCAGCCACCAGCCCGATCTGAATTTCGACAACCCCGCCGTCCGGGAGGAGGCCTGGAAAGTGATGGACCACTGGCTTCAAATGGGGGTGGACGGCTTCCGGGTCGATGCGGTCCCCTATCTGATCGAGCGCGAGGGGACCCCTTGCGAAAACCTCGTCGAGACCCACGACGTTCTCCGCTTCCTCCGCCGGCGGCTCGATGAAAACCACGCCAACAAGGTCCTCCTGGCGGAGGCAAACCAGTGGCCGGTCGACGTCCGCCCCTACTTCGGCGAGGGGAACGAGTTCCACATGGCGTTTCACTTCCCGATCATGCCGCGGATCTTCATGGCGGTCCAGCTGGAAGACCGAAAGCCGATCGTCGAGATCATGGAGCGGACCCCCCCGATTCCGGAAAATTGCCAGTGGGCAATCTTCCTGCGCAACCACGACGAGCTGACGCTGGAGATGGTCACCGATGAAGAGCGCGACTACATGTACGACGAATACGCCAAAGACCCGAAGGGAAGAATCAACCTCGGCATCCGCAGACGGCTCGCTTCCTTGATGGGAAACGTCCGCCGACGGGTCGAGCTCCTCAACTCCCTTCTCTTCTCCCTTCCCGGAACGCCGGTCATCTACTACGGCGATGAGATCGGGATGGGAGAGAACATCTATCTGGGGGACCGGAACGGAGTGCGGACCCCGATGCAATGGAGCGGCGGCTGGAACGCCGGCTTCTCCACCGCCGACCCGGAGCAGCTCTATCTGCCGCTGATCTCGAATCCGGTCTACGGCTACGCCGCGGTCAACGTGGAGTCGCAGCGGCGATCGGAAGATTCCCTTCTGTCATGGATGAAGGAGATCATCCGCCTGCGGCGATCGAGCCGGGTCTTCGGCCGCGGATCGCTCGAATTCCTCAATCCGGAGAATCACCGGGTGCTCGCCTATATCCGCCGGTGGGAGGACGAAACGGTCCTCGTGGTGACCAACCTCTCCCGAGCGGCCCAAGCGGTGGAGCTCGATCTGCGCCCTTTTCGCGGCGCGATTCCGGTCGAGATGTTCGGAAGGAACCCCTTTCCCAGAATTACGGAGCGGCCTTATCTATTAACCCTGGCGCCCTATCATTTTTTCTGGTTTGAATTGCGGCGTTTATAA